The stretch of DNA CGAGCAGGGCGGTGGTGTCCGTCGGGTCGGTCGTCTGCGGGGCGGCCAGGTAGGGGAGTACGGCGGCCCGGTACTCGAAGGCGGTGCGGGTGGTGGCGAGGGCCCGGGCGATGTCGACGGGCGGCACGTGCCCGCCTGTCTCCGTGAGGTGGGTGTGCATGCGGCGTGCCTGCGCCCGCAGGGCGGCGGCGCTGCGGCCGGAGAGCAGGAAGGGCAGCGTGCCCGCGGCAGTGACGGGTGCGGGGGCGGGCTCTTCGGCCGGGGGTGTGCGGCCCGGTGGTTCGGCGACGACGATGTGGGCGTTGGCGCCGCCCATCCCGAAGGAGCTGACACCGGCGGTCAGCCGTCGCTCGGGGTGTGGCCATGGCCCGTGCTCTCGCTGGACACGCAGGCCGAGTTCGGTGAGGGGGATGGACTCGGGGGCGGTGCGGAAGTGCAGGCTGCGGGGCAGTTCGCGGTGCCGGAGGCAGAGCAGTGTCTTGATCAGCCCGGTGATTCCGGCCGCGCCCTCCAGGTGGCCCACGTTGGTCTTGGCGGAGCCGACGCGCAGCCGGTCCGGGCTGGTCCGTCCGGCGCCGAGGGCCTCGCCGAGGGCCGCCGCCTCGACGGGGTCGCCGAGCCGGGTTCCGGTGCCGTGCAGTTCCACGTACTGGATGTCGCCGGGGGTGATGCCGGCGCGGTCACAGGCCAGGCGCAGCAGGTCGGCCTGGCCGCGGGTGCCGGGTGTGGTGAGGGTGCCGGTGGCGCCGTCGTTGTTGACGGCGCTGCCCAGGATGACACCGAGAACGTGGTCGCCGTGGTCGAGGGCGTCGGAGAGCCGCTTGAGCAGGACGACGCCGCCGCCCTCTCCGCGTACGTAGCCGTCCGCGCGGGCGTCGAAGGTGTGGCTGCGGCCGGCCGCTGACAGGGCACCGAAGGCCTCGGTGACGGCGTAGTTCTCGGCGGCGAGGTTGAGGTGTACGCCGCCGGCGAGCGCGAGGGCGGACTCACCGTTGCGCAGGCTCGCGCAGGCCAGGTGGACGGCGGTGAGCGAGGAGGACTGACCGGTGTCGACGGTCAGACTGGGGCCGGTGAGACCGAGTGTGTACGAGACGCGGTTGGCGATGATGCCCCGGTGCAGCCCGGTCGCGGTGTGCTGCCCGATGGCGAGCGGGCCGTGGCGCTGGGTGAGTCGGGCGTAGTCGTCGGACATGGCTCCGACGAACACGCCGGTGCGGGTGGCACCGAGCGTCGCGGGGACGGTGCCGGCGCGCTCCAGGGCCTCCCAGGTCAGTTCCAGCATCAGGCGCTGCTGCGGGTCCATGGCGGCGGCCTCGCGGGGGCCGATGCCGAAGAACGCCGGGTCGAACCGGTCGACGTGGTCAAGGAAGGCGCCCTTGCGAGGCGTGGCCTGTGTCCCGGGGCTGTCGCACAGTTCGGGGCGGTCGGCGGGGAGGCCTGTGACGGTGTCTCGGCCGTCGCGCAACACCTGCCAGAAGGCTTCGGGGGTGTCGGCCCGCGGGAGGCGGCACGCGGTTCCCACCACCGCGATGGCCGAGGTGGGGTCGAGTCCTGCGAGGTCTTTGGCCGCCGGTTCCGACACGGTCCAACTCCGATCCGTCGGGCCCGGCGGGGCGCGCGGATACCGTGCCGGGCGCTGTTGTGGTCATGCTGAGCAGCAGGGGTAAAGCGGAACTAACCATGGTCTGAGTGCCGTTGGGGCAGGTCAGACCGATCCGGTCGCGGTGCCGGGGCGGTCCCGGCGCCGTGCGCGCAGCCGGGTGACGACGAACCGTACGATCACCGCCAGCAGGGCGATCCCGACGACGGCGGTGAACCAGTTGGCATACCGCTGCACGGTGTCGGCGTTGCGGCCGGCCGCGTAGCCGGCGCTGAGCAGGACGAGGTTCCACAGCAGCGTGCCGGCCGCGGTGAGAGCGACGAAGGGCAGCAGCGGCATACGCTCGATGCCGGCGGGCAGTGAGACGTAGCTGCGGACGATGGGGACGAGCCGGCACAGCAGGACGGCCTTGGCGCCGTGGCGGGCGAACCAGCCCTCGGCCCGGTCCAGGTCGGTCTCCCGGACCAGCGGGATGCGGACGAACAACGCGCGGGTGCGGCGCCTGCCGAGGAGTGCGCCGACGTAGTAGTGGACGACGGCTCCGACGACCGAGCCGACGGTGCTCCAGAACAGCAGGGCGAGGAAGCTGAGTTCGCCGAGGCGGGCGGTGAACCCGCCGAGCAGGAGCACGAGTTCGCTGGGCACGGTGGGGAAGAGGCTCTCCAGCCCCGTGGCGACGGCGACTCCGGGAGAGCCCAGGCTCTCCATGAGGTCGGTGGCCCAGTTGCCGGGGCTGTCGGCCGTGGCTGCGGCCCGCATCAGGTGTTCGAGGGTCATGGCCCTTCCCGGGCTCGGCTGAGTGGACGCCGGTGACCGGCGGGCGGTGCGGCCCGCCGGTCTCGGGGCGTAGTACGGGTGGTCGGCGGGGTCAGTCGCAGAGCTTGATGGAGTTGAGCGACTCGGTGGCGCTGATCAGGGTCCAGCTCAGTTCGCCGGTCTTGCCGGCGTAGCGGCCCTTCACGCCGGCCGCCGGGAGCTTCAGCGTCTCGCCCTCGACCAGCCGCTTCAGGTCGACGATGCCGGCGACCCGGATCACGCCCTTGTCGAGCGTGTACTTGGAGGTGGAGAACGAGAACAGCTCGCCCGTCGCGGGGTCGTGCTTGATGATGACGCCCTGGATGTCGTTGGTGCCGATGCGGTTGCGGTCCTCGTCGAGCACCGCGTCCTCGGTGACGACGACGTCCCCGACACTCGTCCCGGCCGGAGCCGCGTCGATGGTTTCGGTGGTGACCAGCAGCTCGATGAACGAGATGGTGACGCAGCCGGAGCGGGCCTTGCCGTCGGCGGGGGCCGCCTCGGCCGCGCCTGCGGCGGTGCCTGCCGGTATGACGAGCCCGATGGCCGCGGCTCCGGCCACGGTGAGCCGGATGGGGAACGATGATGAACGCACGGTGTCCCTTCTGACGGATGGATGTGCTGGGAAGAACAGGCCGGGTGAGGCTCACGGCGGCGGGCCCAGCGCCCACGAGGTGATTCTGTGCGAATGACCTAAAGCCGCCCTTGGCCTGGTCTGTTGGCGCGGGCGGGGCGCCGGTCAGTCGGCTGCGGCGCCGAACCAGGCGGCGAGCGCGGCCCGGAGGACGTCCTCACCCCAGCCGTTGTCGTCGTGCCAGGCGACGCAGCCGTCCGGGCGCAGCAGCAGGGTGGCCGGGAGGTCGGGCACGGGCTGGGCCCGCACCACGTCGACCCGGTCCGTCCAGCCGTCCACGTCCGGCCCTCCGGTGTGGCCGGACAGGTCGAGCAGGACACCGCGTCCGCCGTGCAGGACCTCGGCCACCGCGATCTCGCCGCTCGCCGTCTTGATCCGGGCCCGCGGCAGTCGGCGGCCCAGCAGCCGGTCCCGTTCGGGCGGCTCCGGGAAGCCCGCGTAGCGCATCGGGACGGCCGGGCCGAGGTTGGTCACCAACTCGGCCAGGAAGACGTTGACCTCGTCGAACGCGAGGAACTCCGCCAGCATTTCGCGCATGTAGCGCGCGAGCGCGCGGGGGTAGAGCAGGGCAAGCTGTGCCTGGATGTTCATGCAGGCCATCCGGCCCGCCGCGTGCCGCTCCTCGTGGTAGGTGTCCAGCAGGCCTTCGGGGGCCCAGCCGTGGACCTCGGCGGCGATCTTCCAGCCGAGGTTCACCGCGTCGCCGACCGCGGTCCCGATGCCCTGCCCGTTGTACGGGTAGTGGACGTGTGCGGCGTCGCCCGCGAGGAAGACCCGGCCCTCGCGATAGCGCTCGGCGTTGCGGGTGATGATCGAGTAGTGACGCAGCCAGTGTGCCTCGGTCGCCTTGAGTTCCGTCCCGGTGAGCCGCCGCACGGCGGCCCCGAGCTGCTCCAGGGTCGCCGGTCCGTCCTCGAACTCCGGTGGCCTGGTGGTGAATTCGGCGCTGAACACACGCATGGTGCCAGGACTCAGCGGGGCGCCGAGGAACTGGTCGCCGTTGGGGGTGTACGACAGCCCGTACTGTTCGGGCGCCACGTCCGCGCGGTCGATCGCCACGTCACCGACGATCCCGCGCACGACCACCCAGTCGTCCCCGACGTAGTCGATGCCGGCCCCCTGGCGGACCAGGCTCTCGCGTCCGTCGCAGCCGACCAGGTAACGGCAGTCCAGCCGCTCCTCGCCGGTGTCCGAGGCCAGGACCGCGGTGACGCCGGAGCCGTCGGGTGCCTGCTCGAAGCCGGTGAGCCGGGTACCCCAGCGCAGGTCCACGCCGAGGTCCAGGGCCCGGTCGATGAGCGTCTTCTCCAGCCGGGACTGCAACACCATGTGCGTCTGCTCGCGTGGTCCGGGGACCTTGTCGAAGGCCAGCGGCAGGTCCGCGAAGCGGACTTCGGGGAAAGTGACCGTGCCCTCCCGCAGTCCGTCGGCCAGCCCACGCTGGTCAAGCAGCTCCAGGGTGCCCGCGTTGATCGCCATGGCGGGCGCTTCGAGACGCTGTGCGGGATGGGGGTCCACGAGGACCACGGGGACGTCTCGCATGGCCAGCTCGCAGGCGAGCATCAGACCGGCGGGCCCGGCTCCCACGACGACGACCGGCTCACTCATGACAGGGCTCCTTCGGAAAATGACATGGATCGGTACGGGGCGTTGCTCACGTCGTCGGGGACGTGTCACCGGCGAACGGCGCGGACTCGGTCCCCGCGTCGAGCGTGGTCACCAGGTGACCCGCCAGGGCCTCGG from Streptomyces sp. BA2 encodes:
- a CDS encoding DedA family protein, which translates into the protein MTLEHLMRAAATADSPGNWATDLMESLGSPGVAVATGLESLFPTVPSELVLLLGGFTARLGELSFLALLFWSTVGSVVGAVVHYYVGALLGRRRTRALFVRIPLVRETDLDRAEGWFARHGAKAVLLCRLVPIVRSYVSLPAGIERMPLLPFVALTAAGTLLWNLVLLSAGYAAGRNADTVQRYANWFTAVVGIALLAVIVRFVVTRLRARRRDRPGTATGSV
- a CDS encoding allene oxide cyclase barrel-like domain-containing protein, translating into MRSSSFPIRLTVAGAAAIGLVIPAGTAAGAAEAAPADGKARSGCVTISFIELLVTTETIDAAPAGTSVGDVVVTEDAVLDEDRNRIGTNDIQGVIIKHDPATGELFSFSTSKYTLDKGVIRVAGIVDLKRLVEGETLKLPAAGVKGRYAGKTGELSWTLISATESLNSIKLCD
- a CDS encoding FAD-dependent monooxygenase, whose product is MSEPVVVVGAGPAGLMLACELAMRDVPVVLVDPHPAQRLEAPAMAINAGTLELLDQRGLADGLREGTVTFPEVRFADLPLAFDKVPGPREQTHMVLQSRLEKTLIDRALDLGVDLRWGTRLTGFEQAPDGSGVTAVLASDTGEERLDCRYLVGCDGRESLVRQGAGIDYVGDDWVVVRGIVGDVAIDRADVAPEQYGLSYTPNGDQFLGAPLSPGTMRVFSAEFTTRPPEFEDGPATLEQLGAAVRRLTGTELKATEAHWLRHYSIITRNAERYREGRVFLAGDAAHVHYPYNGQGIGTAVGDAVNLGWKIAAEVHGWAPEGLLDTYHEERHAAGRMACMNIQAQLALLYPRALARYMREMLAEFLAFDEVNVFLAELVTNLGPAVPMRYAGFPEPPERDRLLGRRLPRARIKTASGEIAVAEVLHGGRGVLLDLSGHTGGPDVDGWTDRVDVVRAQPVPDLPATLLLRPDGCVAWHDDNGWGEDVLRAALAAWFGAAAD